In the genome of uncultured Sphaerochaeta sp., the window AAGACGGTCAAACCCAGTGCCAATTCCAGCTACCTGTACCTCTGCTCGAACGAGACGATCGGGGGAATCGAATGGCAGGACTTCCCTGATACCGGGGACGTTCCCCTCATCGGTGACATGTCCAGCGATATCTTCAGCCGCCCGGTCGACGTGAACAAGTTCGACATGATCTATGGTGGTGTGCAGAAGAACCTCGGTCCTGCCGGTGCTACCTTCATCATCATGAAGAAGAGCATGCTGGAGAAGCAGAACACCAACCTGACCGCATACATGGATTACTCACTGCATGCCAAGGAAAAAGGCTTGTACAATACTCCTCCCGTCTTCTCCATCTGGGCTGTGAAGCTCGTGCTTGAGTGGATCAAGAAGAATGGCGGAACCGAAGGGATGCAGAAGCGTGCAATCGAGAAGAGTGGCATTCTGTACAAGGCCATCGACTCCTCTCCGTTCTTCCGCAGTCCTGTCGACCCGACCTTCCGTTCCAAGATGAACATTGTCTTCAGACTTCCCAGTGAGGAACTTGAGGCCAAGTTCGTTGACGAAGCGAAGAAGTTGGGCATGCTTGGTCTGAAGGGCCATCGCTCAGTCGGCGGGTTGCGTGCAAGTTTGTACAACGCACTTCCCACTGAAGATGTGGTTGCTCTGGCCGAGTTCATGAAAGAGTTCGAACGGAAGAATGGGTAGGCCGGCATGAAAGTGAAGATGGACGATACGAACAAAGCGATCATTCGACAACTGTGTGATGGAAGAAAGCCCTTCAGCGCAATCGCTGAGGAGCTGAGCATCACCGAGAACACTGTTCGCGCACGTGTCAACAAGCTGATTGATGAAGGGGTTCTGCAGATCTCCGGCCTCATCAACCCTGAGACCATTCCTGGTTTGCAGGTGGTCATGATGGGGGTGAAGCTGAAGACACTCGATCTGGAGCGAAAAGCCAAGGAGTTCAGTGAACTCAGGGGTGTGATCTCCGCAGCGGTGGTTACCGGTCGTTATGATCTCATTGTCCAGCTTGTGCTTTCCGAAGAAGAAGGGTTGAGTCTTCTTGATTTCTTCAAGTTTGAATTGGATAAGATCAGCGAGATTTCCGAGGTCGAGACGTTTGTGGTATACCAATCCCACAACCTCAAGATTCCCTATATTCTCTGATCTTTTGCAGATTCCTGCTGTACTGGGGTGCCTTTCGGGGCACCCTTTCTTTATGCCAATTGCTCAAGGTGTCTGGAGAATTGATTTCTTTCATGCTATACTGGGGCAGACTGTGCCGGTAGGCACATTTTACCTTTGTTTTTGAGGAGCATTCTATGGCAGACCTGTCTACATCATATCTCGGATTGAAACTGAAAAACCCCCTGATCGCAGGAAGCAGTCCCCTTACCGCCTCCCTTGACAATCTGAAGCGTTGTGAGGACGCAGGGATGTCTGCAGTGGTGCTGAAGTCGATATTCGAAGAACAGATCGAGATGGACGGGGAGTCTGCCGCAGACCTCAATGATGCCTATCTGACCCATGCCGATGCCTATGGTTTCATGAAGAGTGCCTCCATGGAGCGACATATCGACGCATATCTGACACTGCTTGAGGATGCAAAGCGCACCTTGGAGATTCCTGTCATTGCCTCCATCAACTGCCGCCAAAGCGGCAACTGGATTGAGTATGCCAACCGCTTTGCAGCATGTGGAGCCGATGCCATCGAGCTCAACCACTATGTGGTGGCTGCTGATGTGGAAGTGGAAGGTGCTGCCATCGAGAAGGAGTACCTCTCCTTGGTCAAAGCTGCACGCAAGCAGATCAAACTGCCGCTCAGTCTCAAGATGGGCTCTTCCTTTTCTTCGCTTGCACATATGATGCGCAAGTTTGATGAGCTCTCCATCGATGGCGTGGTGCTCTTCAACCGTTTCTACAGTCCTGACATTGATATCAACAAGATGACCTTGGTGCCTGCCCAGATGCTGAGCAGCAAGGATGAGTATGCTCTTTCCCTCAGATGGACCGCACTGATGAGTGATGAGGTTCGCTACGATATCTGTGCTTCCACCGGCATTTATAGTGGCAGTACTGTGATCAAGCAGTTGCTTGCCGGGGCCAAGGCTGTCCAGCTGTGCTCCGTTCTCCTCAAGCAGGGCCTGGGCTCTGTTGCCAAAATCGAGGAGGAATTGACAGAATGGATGGATTCGCATGCTTACTCCAGGATTGCCGACTTCAACGGAAAACTTGCACAGGAACGAATGAGCGACCCCGCCAAGTGGGAACGTGTGCAGTACATGAAGTCAATTCTGGACGCACAAAAGGGTTGACCTATGGATTTGACACAGTATAAGGATATCGCCCCCTATCGGGGGCAGGATGTTCGTGACGCCATCACACGCGTTCTTGCGAACAAGGATGCCATTCACAAGATACTTGCCTCGGTAGGGCCTGCAGAAACGGAGGAACAGCAGAAGCTGCTTTCCCTGTATGCCGACCACATCGTGAAGAACCTCGAGCAAGTGACCAATTATGATGAGTTCCAGAAGTATATCACTGCAGGAATCTTTCTTCCTGCGATCATCCAGAAGAGCGTCGATACCTTCAGCTTCAGTGGAATGGAGCACACCACCAAGGAGCAGTCGTATCTGTTCATGAGCAATCATCGGGATATCGTGCTCGACTGTGCCCTGATCGACATGGCTCTCCTGAAGGGTGACAGGATGCTCTGCGAGATGGCCATTGGGGACAATCTGCTCACCAACCAGTTTGTCACCGACCTCTTCAAGCTCAACGGTGGTGTAACGGTCAAGCGGACGCTTCCCATGCGCGAGAAATACTTGGAATCGATTCGCCTCAGCTCCTATTTTGTTGAGCTGATCACCGAAGAGAACAAGTCCATCTGGGTTGCCCAGAAGAGCGGAAGGGCAAAGGACGGGCTGGATGTAACCACTCCTGCAATCATCAAGATGCTCCATCTCTCGCAAAAGTCGAAGGGCATCTCCTTCAGTGAGGTGGTGAACAGCTGTCGGATCGTTCCTGTTGCAGTCAGCTATGAGTATGATCCCTGTGATTTGATCAAGGCAGGGGAGGAAGTTGCCAGACTCAGTCGGGGCGAACATGCAAAGAAGCGCTATGAGGACCTCATTTCCATCTCCCGTGGTATGAAAGGCCACAAGGGCAATGTGCATATTGCCTTCGGCAAACCGATCGCAGGGGAGTTCGAAAACTCCGAGCAGGTTGCCCAGGAGGTGGATCGCCAGATCCATACACTGTATCGTCTCTGGCCGACCAATCTGTTCGCGTACGACTATCTTGAGAACAGCACCCGCTTCGCTTCTTCCTATCAGGATTTCGACAAGGAAGCGTTCCTGTATCGCTTCAAGGGAGTCCGTGAGGACGTGCGTGCCTTCGCGCTCAACGCCTATGCCAACCCTGTCAGGTCCTATCTTGCGGCTCAGCAATCCTAAGCGGAGCGTTGCTCTCCTGCTCCTCCTGTGCTTGTTTCTCTGTTCTTGCAGTCGGGAGGAGCTTAGGTTGCTGAACGTTGCCTCACGTGTGCATCGCCTGATTGATGTGCCTTCCAACGAGCAGACTTCCACGCTGAACATTTCGTTCACCCTCGCCTCTGAAAGCATGACGGTGCAGGTGCAGGTGAAAACCCCGGACAAGCAGCAGCAATGGATTGTTGCTGCTGAGGCTGATGAGGAAGGCAACTACCACCTACCGCCTCTCTCGCTTGGTGCAGGCATCGATCTGCCCGCCGGTTCCTACACCATGGATGTGTTGCACAAGGATGGGCAAACCCTTGCCGAATCCCTTGCCGTCACCATCCCGAGGACAGCTGTCTCGGATGCAGTAAGCTACGAGCAAAAGACGCGTACTTTGACGGTACGTTCACCGCTGGCCGTCGTTGAGGCATATGATGAAGAGGGAAGCAGGATTGCCCTTGAGGGTGACACTGTCTATGAGATTCCTGCAACCATTCAGCGCCTGCTTGTCGGATTCCCCGAGGAAGGCTTGTTCTTCCGCATCGAACCCTAGGTTCGTCCAACCGCCTTCGCCAGCTCATTCTTTTCCAAGCGCACCACGAATGTTCTCCCGTGGGGACACACCGGTTCCTCCATGCTGAAGACCTTGTCCAGCAGGGCAAGTGCCATCATCCGGTCCACCTTGTCCCCAGCCTTGATGGCTGCATGGCATGCAACGATGGCGTACAAGCCCTTTTCCACTTCCTCGGAATCGCCGGTCATGGTCTGGATGAAGGAGACCACTTCCTTCTCGATCGAGCGGTAGAGCGCGGGGAGACTGAGAACCTGCCATACCAGGTCTTCCTGTCTCTCCAGCTTGATGCCAAGATTCAGATAGACATCCTGATGTTCTGACAGATAGATATCCACATCCCGTTCAACTTCAAAGGGGATGGGGATCATCAGGTTCTGTATCAGCTTCTTCTCCCTGATCTCGTCGAAGAGCAGGCGTTCATGGGCAGCATGCTGGTCGACCAGATAGAGGTTGTCTCCCTTCTGTGCAACCAGGAAGAGATTGAAAGCCTGACCCAGGTATTCGTACGAGGAGCCCTGTTTCTGCATCGCCCAGATATCGTCGGTCTCGCTGGAACGGGACATCTCTACACTCCGGGAGTTTCCCAGGATCTCCCTGGCTTTCTGGAACCACTGTGGATCGACAGGCTTGTGTTGCTCAACCAGGGGGGAAGCGGAGGAGTGCCCTGGAAAACTGTGATGGCTGCTGTACTCATGCTTTGGCTCAAGGGCTGAGAGCAAGGGTTCCTCTTCTGAGCGGATCTCCTGGCTCACCAGTCTGGGAATGGTTCTTCTGACCTGGCTCTGCACCATGGAGACGATCTGATGGTGAATTTCCGCCTTGTTTCTCAGTTTCACCTCACGTTTGGTGGGATGGATGTTGAAGTCGACCAGGGTAGGGTCTACATCGATGAAGAGATAGCAGTAGGGGAACGAGCCTCCCGGCAGCAGTTCGCCGTACCCATAGGTGACCGCTTGTACCAGCGAATACTCATCGACAGGCCGCTTGTTCACAAAGAGCTTGATATGGGACCGATCGCTACGGTACAGGGCAGGGGATGAGCAGACTGCGTACAGGCTGAACCGACCGGCCGTATCATAGAGTTCAATCATCTCAGAAGGAACGATGTTCTGGTTCAAGGCCAAGACATCCAGGATTCTCTGTCGCTTGGTGGCCGGCTGGAGGTCGAGCCGAATTTTCCCATCGCTGAGAAAGCGGAAGGCGACCTCGGGAAAGGCCAGGGCCTTCTCCTGCAGCACCTGCCTGCACATGGTCGCTTCGGTGGACGGACGCTTGAGGAACTGCCTCCGGGCAGGAATTTCCGCAAAGAGCCGTTCGACGGTCACCACGGTTCCCTTGCGTGCCCCACTGGGAAGCACGGTTCCCTTCTTCCCATTGTCTATGGTAATCTGGAATGCATCCTGGTCTTGGCGACCGCTTTCGATGGTGATGGAGGAGACAGCAGCAATGCTGTACAGGGCTTCCCCCCTGAACCCCATGGTCTGGATGTGGTAGAGGTCCTCGAGCTCACGGACCTTGCTGGTGGCGTGGCTCTCGCAGAGGAGGGGAAGATCTTCCTTGTCGATGCCTTCCCCATCATCCATGAGCTTGATCTGCTCAAGACCTCCATCGACAACACTTGCCACCAACGTGGTGGCTCCGGCATCGAGGGCGTTGTCCAGAAGTTCGCGAAGTACGGAAGCAGGTCGTTCAATGACTTCCCCGGCAGCAATACGCTGTGCTACCAAGCTGTCAAGCAGTTTGATTCTCATAGCAAGACTCTAGCACAGAAGCGGAACAAGCGCAAAACCTTCGCCTCAGATTGTCTTCTGAAGATTCAGCTTTGCCTGGAGGCTCAGCATGGGAATATCCACGCTGGTGCTGGTAATAGGATAGCTGGCCTTTGCAAGCAGGGTGAAAGGCTCGAACTCCATGCTGGCATAGAGATAGCTGGTGGAGTAGTTGCCGCCGAGCAGGCTGGGCACATCTGCACTTCCCCCAATGACTGAGGAAAGCGTATCGAACAGGCCAAGGAAGGAGAGCCCGACGCCAAATTCCAAACGGTCTTTGGCATAGGCAAAGGTGAACTGGCTGTAGTCGGCCTGATGGGCAGTACTCAGCTTGGCGATGCCAAAGGAACTGGTGACCGGGAGGTTGTACAAGGCTCTGGCTTGCATGACCTTTCCGGTATAGTGCACATCGACCAAAAGATCGAAGGCAGCGTCATAGCTGGTGTCTACGGATGAGTAGGCAAAGTCGTTGACCAGCAGGCTCTGGTTCTTTCCTTCGGTGATGGAGGCGATCATGCGGGCCTCCACATCATGATGCTTGAGCAGGAAACCGGCCCCCAGGAGATGGTTGGGGAACAAGGTGGCGACACTGGTGTCGACCAAGGCATCGAAATCGAGGGTGGGATAGGTCGGGAGATAACTGTTGGCTATCAGAAGCGCATTCAGATTGGTGGTTCTGGTATTGATGATCGGGAAACTGAAACTCAACAGTGGGTAGAGATCGATGGTTGCAGGAGTCCTGTCAATTTTTGCAAGTGCTCCGATGGCTATTCCCAGCGGATAGTCGCCAGGGAGGGTGAACTCGAGCAGGGAAGATCCGAACTGGTGTCTGCCGGCAAGCAACTCGGTGAGATAGAGGTCATCCACGGTGGTGGTAAGACGCAGATTGCCAAGCCTGACCTGATTTTGCAGAACCAGTTTCTCACTCTCGCCAAAGACAGGAGCAGAGAAGGTGGATTGGTCACTGAAAAGGCTTCTGGTGTGATCCATAACCAGATAAAAAGCACTGCTCTGATACCCTATCCTTGCCTGGTCAAAAAAGGTGAAGGCATAGGAGAGCGTCTCCAAAGTTCCTGAGGGAAAATCGGTGATTGAGTTGGAGAAGGTGGTAAAGTCATCCGTATCAGCTGAGAATTGCAGCTTGAGGGCAAAGGGCCCCTTTTCGTAGAACGGTTTGACGGTCAGCATATGATTCAACGCGTTTGCGTTGGGACCATCGAGCAGGAAGCGGTAGGATGTTTCGACGCCCAGCGAACCTTCGATGTCCTGTGCCTGGTCGTCAAATGCGAGGAGGGCTGTGGAGATGGGCCTCACTTCTGCAGGGATTGTGGCCGGTTCAGCAACCACTTCTTCTGCTTGGACTCCCATCGGGATCGGTTCAGCAACCGGCTCCGGTTCAAGCACTTCCGGTTCTTCTGCGATGGGTTCTCGTTCCGGTTCTGTGATGGTCGGCTGGGGAGGAACATCGCTTGCCACACGTGCTGAAAGCGCCTGCGGTGTCTCAGGCGTAACCGGTTTGATCGTGATTACGATACGGTCGCTGGGAGCCTTGAGAATCCTGCTGACAAGCGTGGTGACACGCGCGGGTACGGGAATCTTCTCAACCTTCACGCTGATGCTCTGCAAGGAGGAGGGAATGAATGGCTTCTGCTCTACGACAGAGAGGGAGGAGACGGGTGTGATGATTGGTGTGATCGATACGTTCATCGGTTGGGGAGTCTGTGCTACGTAGGGCTTCGTGGAAGCACGGACCGAACGGGGGGCGGGGGGCAGCAGCGGCTGGGCTATCTGCTGTACCAGCTCTCTGGCAAGCATCATGTCGGGGTAGGTGGCATAGGTAAGGTAGTATCCGGCCTCAATGCGTTGGGCACGGGCTGTTTTTTCGGCCATCTCCAGCTTTTCGAAGGTGCGGACCGGCCGTTTGACCCTGGTCAGGCCGTTGTAGCTCTCAACCTCACCCAAGAAGGTGGTTACGCTCTCCTCATCCTCCGTAGTGATGACCAGCATCTCTCCTTCGCCTTCAAGCACATACTTTGAGACCGGCGTGGTCACGGTAAGTGTCCCTCCTTCCAGAGGGAACGTGTTGAAGGTTGCCTTGCCGGAAACCAGATACAGCTCGGCTTGCCTGCCGACAAGGTTTCCGGTGACAAGCAGGGAGTTCTCATAGACGTTGATCGTTCCACGTGGGGTTACCAGCAACAGGGGAGTATCGGGATTGCTGATGATCCAGCCTTCGCCGATTTGGCTGATCACTTCTTCGGTCAGCTCAAGTGCATTGCCCTGGGTGTCATAGAGTTTGAGGGAAGAGATATCACCATCACCTATGAAAACCGAATCGTCGGCAACGAGATTTGCAGAGAGGCATAGGGCCAGAAGCAAAAGACCGACATGTTTGAACAACCAATTCATATACACTCCCAACGCGGTTGTCAGAGCAAGGAAATTCTGACCGCGGTATCCAGCTTGTAGGTTGATCGGGCTGACTCGTCATACAGGATGCTCAACCCGATATCAAAGGTATAGGGTTTGACCTTGATGACTGCGGTGGCTCCGACAACTACGTTGCGCAGTGTGCCCAAGCCGGCAAAAAATCCTTCCCCTGTAGAGGTAGGATAAAGCTTTTCATAACTCAAGTCCAGCGAAACGATGTTCAGGAAACGCTTATCAATGCGGGCAGTTGCAAGGAATCGGTGGTTGCTGTAGGAGCCACTGGCATAATCACTTACCAGCTTTGCCCTGAGATACACTCCCTGCCGGGCAAAGTTCAGGCTGAACATGGCATCCAGGTGTGCCGTGCCCAGGCTGACATGCAGTGCATCGAGTTCTTCCTGGCTCCTGACTTCGAAATCGGAGGCAAAATACTCTGCATGGTAGTAGCCGACTGTGGGGACGGTGATACTCGCATTGAAAATGAAAATGCTCTTGGCGTGTCCCCAAAATCCATACCGGTAGGCCAGAGCGGGTTGCCTGGTCTTCACATCGGGTGTCTGCAGCAACACATTGGCAAACACATCAAGGCTGAAAGACGACCATTCGTAGAGCGGCAAGGAGAAGTCAAGTGCTATCAGCTTGCGCCCCAGAGCTGCTTGTTCCCCCTCCTCACGTTCCGGGCTCATTGCAAAGGAGAGGCCGACCTGCATCTTGGAGAAGGTGGGGAAATCGGCGTACTCATACAAGGGGCGGGTGAAGATGCGCCAAGCCGAAAGGGTAGGCTCGTAGATGTCGTTGGTGATGAACTCAAAGCCTGCATTGGGAATGCCCATCTTGTTGCCGTCGATCATCACATCAAGACCGGGTCTGGTGGCCCGGACCCCGACGCCACGATCGAAAAAGCCATTGATCAGGGCACCGTCACCGAGGGTGATGCCAAGCAGCTTGCCATAGCGTACATAGATCTTGTCGTACCGTTCCCCATACTGGATCGAACGGATGAAACGGGTGTAGTGCTTGAGGATGCCAAGGCTGTACTCAAGGGTTTCCATGGACTCATCCCGGGTGGGCATTTCCCAGTCGGTGAAGTCGAGATTGAGGCGGAAGGGGTCGGTGGTTACCTGTCCCTTGATCTTGAGGTCCAGCTGAAACAGTAGTTTTCCCACAGAGAAGTCAGGCATGTAGGAGATGCTGAAGAAGCCGTCGCTGGTGGCGACGCCTTCCAGGATACCGTCACCAGTGCTCTCCGGAGTATTGTTCATATAGCTGGGAAATGAGAACGCAACAGAGTTCTCCACCGATGGTGGAGAAGCTGCATCATCCGCTCCCATATCCTCTCCGGCAACGGGGAAGGCCAAAAGGAGCATTGTCAGAAGCAGTACCAAAACGCGACTGCTCATGCTTCCAACCTCCTTCCACCTTTATCATCCCACATACTCTGTATGGATGTAAACAGGTTGGGAGAGTGCAAGTTACACCCTGCCCGGGAATTGGTGGGCATGATAGATGTGCTCGCGGGTAAGTTTGTCCAACTGCGACAATTCCTTGATGATGGGCTTGAGCCGGGAACGGATATTGGTCTGGTCGTACGGGCAAACCGGCTTGACCACCGGAAGGTCATATGCCTGTGCGAGACGGCTGGTCACCTGTTCATGCACTTCTATCATGGGCCTGATGATCGACAGCTTGCCGTCAAAGAAGGGTTGGACAGGTTGCATGGTTGAGAAGTTTGCACGAAAACAGAGATTCATCAGGCTTGTTTCCACCAGATCATCGAGATGGTGTCCCATTGCAATGAGTTTGATGTCATTGGCGGCTGCATAGTCGAAGAGAATCCTTCGCCGGTTGCGCGAGCAAAGATAGCAGTTGAACTCTCCCTTGAAGGAAGCGGGGTACTGGTGCTCGTCGACAATGAGAAACTCATACCCCAGATTGGTAAAAAAGGTGGTCAGAAGGGTGCGGTACTCATCGGGGATGGGATGCTCGATCCAATTGATCATCATTGCTTTCAGCTGGTAGGTGATGGGAAGCCATGCCCTTCTGATCGAGAGGGCAAGGGCCAGGGCAAGGCTGTCCTTTCCTCCGCTTGCACTGAGCAGGACCGTCTCATCGGAACGAATCATCGAGTACGTGTTTATGGCTTTGCCCGTCTGCTTGACAAAACGCATCACCCATGGGGGGATGTCTCCGTCAATGAGGGAGCGATAGGAAAGTATTTCCATGAAATCAGGACTCCAATACCCTCTCAAGATCTTTCGTTGCGATCGAGGGGTGTGTGAAGATTCTGAATTTTCTGAGGCTTTTTGTAAAGACCCTACCGATATCATGGGAAAAAATCTGGTCGAGGAGGGCGAATGAGGAGACCGAACCGTCCTCAGTGAGGATCGGAATGTCAGACTCAAAGGAGATCGGCTCGGGAATGTCGATGACCAGGTGATGGGAGGGCACACCAAGCCGATCGGCGAGTTCCTGTTCGAACCGGGTTCGTTCAGCCAACCCCAGCGCGCCTCGTTCCCATGCCGAACCACGTTCAAACGGCTTCTCATAGCGGCAGGGGTACAGTTGGTTGTCACGCACCAGGGAGAAGAGCGGACTGATATCCTTCCCCAAAAGGGAGAACTGCTCATCATCAAGTGTGTAGAGTTGCTCCGCGTTGAGACGATTCTCGGAAAGCGCGAGCAACAGGGCCTTCTTGATCATGGCGGTGGCACTGCGGGTAGTCTTGTGCCAGTACACATTGCGATACATCAGGTATTTGCTGAAGAGCAGGTGTTCCACAGAGGGGAGCGCCTGTTCGAGCAAGGCAATGTGCCTTTCTGCAACCACGAGCTTGTCGGTGATGTAGGAAACGTCCTGCATGCCATAGGGAACCCCGCAAAAGAAAGCATCCCTGTTCAGGTAATCGAGTTTGTCCGGGTCGAGGGCACCGGAAAGCAACGAACGGTAGAGAGCAATCTCTTCTTCCTGATTTGCTCGGTTCTCATCGATGATGGCAGCAACCTTTGCCGGGTCGAGACCTGCTTCCAGGATAGCAGCTCTGAGTTGTTCATCCCCTTCGATCAGGTCTCCTGCAATCTCCTCATGACTTTTGAGCGGGAGCTCTTTCAATGAGTGTGCATAGGGGAAGTGGCCGATATCATGCAGAAGGCTTGCACAGAGAAAGGTGTTCATACCCTCCTCGGTGAAAGGAGTGTCAGCATGGCTTCCTGTTGCTTGTTTCAGCAGGCCTATCAGGATCTGGGAGCTTACGTAGTACACCCCAAGGCTGTGGTCCAGGCGTGTATGCACGGCTCCAGGATAGAGATGGAACGTCGGTCCGAGTTGTTTGATTCTCCCCAACTTCTGGACACAGGGGACACTTAGCACCCGTTTCATCTGCGCAGAGAGGTGAATGTCCTTCCACAAGGGGTCTCGGATGCTCTCCCTCTGACTGCTGAGCAGGCTGGCGAGCAGGGTATTGGCTTTGCTTTGCATACGGCCATAGTAAAGCAGTGCAATGTGTCTGTAAAGGCTGGCTTTGGACGTCAAGCTATGGCATCATATTCGTATCGAAGGAGGAACGCATGCACCCCTACCTGATCATCGCGGATGATTTCACCGGAGCAAATGACAGTGGCATCCAGTTGGTGCGCCATACATTTCCCACCCATGTCCAGATACGCCAAGCATCTGAAACGCTTGAAGACGGGTTGAGTCTGGTTCTGGACACCGAGTCGAGGAATATGGATGAGCAGGAAGCTGCACAAGCGGTTGCAGAGGGCCTTTCCTCTCTTCCTTCCTCCGATTTTGCCACCATCCTGAAAAAGGTCGACTCAACGTTGCGGGGAAATATCGTAGCTGAGGTGGAAGCCTCTGCATCCTTCTTTGGCTCAGAGCTCATTGTGGTGGCAACCGCCTTCCCTGACCTTGGCAGAACGTGCAGGCAGGGTGTGGTCTACGTCAAGGGAACCAGGTTGGGGGAGACGGAAGCTTTCCGTGATCCCAGGAAGCCTGTGGTCGAGGACAATCTGGCAACTCTCTTTTCCGGCAGGAAAAAGACCGTGCTCATCGATACCTCCCACCTGCGTTCCGGTTCCTTCTCCATCGACGATGCCCAGGTAGTCGTATGCGATGCCGAGCTGCAGAGCGACCTGGACAAGGTGGTGGCATGGGCTTCCAGCTTGGGCAAGCGCATACTCTTTGTCGGCAGCGCAGGGCTTGCGCAAGCTTTGGTGGAGTACTCCAGACCGAGCAGGCCGGCCCTTGCCCTGATTGCCAGCCTCAGTGAGACAACGAAGCATCAGGTGTTGTATGCACGGGACCACGGGAGTACTTGTATAGTCCTGAACGTGGATGATTTGGTCGGAAACAAGGATCTGTCTCCCTATCTGGATAAGGCGAAGGCTGCCTTGGACAACAAAGAGAACGTGCTTCTGGTTGTCTCCTCTGTTCTGGACCGTTCAGAATTTGAACGTTCGCTGGCTGAAGGCAGAAACCTTGGCTTGACCGATGCACAGATAGCCGATCTGATCCGTGAGAACCTGGGGAAGCTTGGCAAGCAATTGCTTGACGCACACCCCATTTCAGGTGTGTTTCTGACAGGGGGGGATACAGCTTTCGGCCTGCTCTCCCTGTTGGGAGTGCAGGAAGTGGCTATCAAGCGGGAGGTGGTTCTCGGACTTCCCTTGATGAGGATTGTCGGCAGCACGTATGATGGCTTGGGTATGGTGACGAAAGCTGGAGCTTTCGGCAACACGGATGCAATTTCCTATGCACTCCGTGTGCTCAGACAACAGGATTGACAGGAGAGAGCAGCATGAGCAGATTCGGCATTACATTGGGAGATCCGTGTGGCATCGGGGTGGAGATCACCCTCAAGGCTTTGCAGGCGAAGCGTGAGTATCAGAAGGATGTGCTGCTGTTCGGCACCCTTTCCCTGTTGCACTACTATGCGAAGCGGCTGGGTTATCCCATGCGCTTCCACCAGATCCTGAGTATTGATGAGTGGGAAGAGGGTGCCATCAATGTCTATGATCCCCTTCCTGTCATACTTGAGGAAATAGAAATCGGCAAGGTTACCAAGCTTGGGGGTGAGATTGCCTTTCTAAGCGTGAAAAGTGCCATTGAGTTTGCCTTGCGGGGGGATATCGCCTCGGTGGTGACCGCTCCCCTGAACAAGGAAGCGTTGCATCTGGCCGGGCACAAATTTGCCGGCCACACCGAGATTTTCGGCAACTATGCACATGGGGAATCCTATGCAATGCTCCTGTGGAGCGAAAAGCTGAAGGTGATCCATGTTTCCACCCATGTCAGTCTGCGTGAGGCGTGTGACAGGTGCACCAAGGCCCGTGTGCTGGATGTGATCCATCTTGCCCAGGAGACCATGGTGAAAACCGGCATCTCCTATCCCCGCATTGCCGTTGCCGGTCTCAATCCCCATGCCGGCGAGCATGGGCTGTTCGGCCGAGAGGAGATCGAACAGATCATCCCAGCCATCGAGGCAGCCAAAGCAGAAGGGCTTTCCGTGGAAGGCCCTATCCCGCCCGATACCGTGTTCGTACGGGCCCTGAAGGGTGCATGGGATATCATTGTGGTCATGTATCACGATCAGGGGCATATCCCTTTGAAAATGCTTGCCTTTGACAGTGGCGTGAACATCACCGTCGGACTGGATGTGGTACGGACCAGCGTCGACCACGGTACAGCATTCGATATAGCAGACAAGCTGGTGGCCAGTGAGCAAAGCA includes:
- the serC gene encoding 3-phosphoserine/phosphohydroxythreonine transaminase, whose product is MERKKNYFAGPSVMPVEVLEQLRDQMVEYNNQGLSMIEASHRGGMFESMYDECLGLFRELLGISDEYDVYFLGGGATLQFTMIPMNFLRPGTVADYIRSGTWANKAADDAAKLGQVNYYYDGKANKYTSLPDAKTVKPSANSSYLYLCSNETIGGIEWQDFPDTGDVPLIGDMSSDIFSRPVDVNKFDMIYGGVQKNLGPAGATFIIMKKSMLEKQNTNLTAYMDYSLHAKEKGLYNTPPVFSIWAVKLVLEWIKKNGGTEGMQKRAIEKSGILYKAIDSSPFFRSPVDPTFRSKMNIVFRLPSEELEAKFVDEAKKLGMLGLKGHRSVGGLRASLYNALPTEDVVALAEFMKEFERKNG
- the mutL gene encoding DNA mismatch repair endonuclease MutL, which codes for MRIKLLDSLVAQRIAAGEVIERPASVLRELLDNALDAGATTLVASVVDGGLEQIKLMDDGEGIDKEDLPLLCESHATSKVRELEDLYHIQTMGFRGEALYSIAAVSSITIESGRQDQDAFQITIDNGKKGTVLPSGARKGTVVTVERLFAEIPARRQFLKRPSTEATMCRQVLQEKALAFPEVAFRFLSDGKIRLDLQPATKRQRILDVLALNQNIVPSEMIELYDTAGRFSLYAVCSSPALYRSDRSHIKLFVNKRPVDEYSLVQAVTYGYGELLPGGSFPYCYLFIDVDPTLVDFNIHPTKREVKLRNKAEIHHQIVSMVQSQVRRTIPRLVSQEIRSEEEPLLSALEPKHEYSSHHSFPGHSSASPLVEQHKPVDPQWFQKAREILGNSRSVEMSRSSETDDIWAMQKQGSSYEYLGQAFNLFLVAQKGDNLYLVDQHAAHERLLFDEIREKKLIQNLMIPIPFEVERDVDIYLSEHQDVYLNLGIKLERQEDLVWQVLSLPALYRSIEKEVVSFIQTMTGDSEEVEKGLYAIVACHAAIKAGDKVDRMMALALLDKVFSMEEPVCPHGRTFVVRLEKNELAKAVGRT
- a CDS encoding 1-acyl-sn-glycerol-3-phosphate acyltransferase, which codes for MDLTQYKDIAPYRGQDVRDAITRVLANKDAIHKILASVGPAETEEQQKLLSLYADHIVKNLEQVTNYDEFQKYITAGIFLPAIIQKSVDTFSFSGMEHTTKEQSYLFMSNHRDIVLDCALIDMALLKGDRMLCEMAIGDNLLTNQFVTDLFKLNGGVTVKRTLPMREKYLESIRLSSYFVELITEENKSIWVAQKSGRAKDGLDVTTPAIIKMLHLSQKSKGISFSEVVNSCRIVPVAVSYEYDPCDLIKAGEEVARLSRGEHAKKRYEDLISISRGMKGHKGNVHIAFGKPIAGEFENSEQVAQEVDRQIHTLYRLWPTNLFAYDYLENSTRFASSYQDFDKEAFLYRFKGVREDVRAFALNAYANPVRSYLAAQQS
- a CDS encoding AsnC family transcriptional regulator; this encodes MKVKMDDTNKAIIRQLCDGRKPFSAIAEELSITENTVRARVNKLIDEGVLQISGLINPETIPGLQVVMMGVKLKTLDLERKAKEFSELRGVISAAVVTGRYDLIVQLVLSEEEGLSLLDFFKFELDKISEISEVETFVVYQSHNLKIPYIL
- a CDS encoding dihydroorotate dehydrogenase-like protein; protein product: MADLSTSYLGLKLKNPLIAGSSPLTASLDNLKRCEDAGMSAVVLKSIFEEQIEMDGESAADLNDAYLTHADAYGFMKSASMERHIDAYLTLLEDAKRTLEIPVIASINCRQSGNWIEYANRFAACGADAIELNHYVVAADVEVEGAAIEKEYLSLVKAARKQIKLPLSLKMGSSFSSLAHMMRKFDELSIDGVVLFNRFYSPDIDINKMTLVPAQMLSSKDEYALSLRWTALMSDEVRYDICASTGIYSGSTVIKQLLAGAKAVQLCSVLLKQGLGSVAKIEEELTEWMDSHAYSRIADFNGKLAQERMSDPAKWERVQYMKSILDAQKG